In Methanomicrobium antiquum, one DNA window encodes the following:
- a CDS encoding ATP-binding protein has product MKRKIININEEKCTGCGLCIPDCPEGAIQLIEGKARLVSDLFCDGLGACIGTCSEGAISIIEREAEAYNEKTVMANIVRQGKAVIKAHLDHLSSHGEKEYYNTAIEYLTENKVPIPEHNNSKNSGTKICENQIGTCPGSATRIIKRDESPYIKSKPAYVRNPSELRQWPIQLKLLNPSSSFFDDADLLVAADCVPFAYPNFHTDFLTGRILIIFCPKLDSDIEGYISKLSEIFSNHEIKSITVLHMEVPCCGGVRVVIERALEKAGKKVTITDKTIQIDGSIKQ; this is encoded by the coding sequence ATGAAAAGAAAGATAATAAACATTAATGAAGAGAAATGCACAGGTTGCGGGCTATGCATCCCTGACTGCCCCGAAGGAGCAATCCAGCTGATAGAAGGAAAGGCAAGGCTTGTTAGTGATCTCTTCTGCGACGGACTTGGAGCCTGCATCGGCACATGCTCTGAAGGAGCAATTTCAATAATAGAGCGGGAAGCAGAAGCCTACAACGAAAAGACAGTCATGGCAAATATCGTACGGCAGGGAAAAGCGGTCATAAAAGCTCATCTTGATCACCTCTCCTCCCATGGCGAAAAGGAATACTACAACACTGCAATCGAATATCTTACTGAGAATAAAGTCCCCATTCCGGAGCATAACAATAGCAAAAATTCAGGCACAAAGATATGTGAAAATCAGATCGGCACATGTCCCGGTTCTGCTACCCGGATTATCAAACGGGATGAAAGTCCTTACATAAAATCAAAGCCTGCGTATGTTAGAAATCCCTCAGAACTCCGGCAGTGGCCGATTCAGTTAAAACTTTTAAATCCCTCATCATCATTTTTTGATGATGCTGATCTACTGGTAGCTGCGGACTGCGTCCCGTTCGCTTACCCAAATTTTCATACCGATTTTTTAACAGGAAGAATTCTGATAATCTTCTGCCCCAAACTGGATTCTGACATTGAAGGGTATATTTCAAAACTTTCAGAGATCTTCTCAAACCATGAGATAAAATCAATAACAGTTCTCCATATGGAAGTTCCATGCTGTGGCGGAGTCAGGGTTGTAATTGAAAGGGCTCTTGAAAAAGCAGGAAAGAAGGTAACGATTACTGACAAAACCATACAAATAGACGGAAGCATAAAGCAATAA
- the fdhD gene encoding formate dehydrogenase accessory sulfurtransferase FdhD, which translates to MYKDLEIIRVEDDSFAAGNHSVIEETPLSVIVNGRHALTAMISPVMIKEFVIGFLFTEKIIKGTDEIESIRIEDNRASILTKNPFAILTSHKTVLSGCGGSTSFLDAGHLPKIESDLVISPEVIRHAVKETLESDLHKLTGGIHIIGLFDGEGKSLKICDDIGRHNALDKVIGYGLLNNIDFSKTFVVSSGRISTEMVRKCLVANIPVIVSRGATTTAAVEAANIAGLTIVGFVRSRKMNIYSVFRRIKGISLNDENKKKIRKSLILKCEWNNF; encoded by the coding sequence ATGTACAAAGATCTGGAAATAATCAGGGTGGAAGATGATTCATTTGCCGCAGGAAATCACAGTGTCATTGAAGAGACTCCGCTTTCTGTTATTGTAAACGGAAGACATGCACTAACAGCGATGATAAGTCCGGTGATGATTAAGGAATTTGTTATTGGTTTTTTATTTACCGAAAAAATTATCAAAGGAACTGATGAGATAGAGTCCATCAGAATTGAGGATAACAGGGCAAGTATCCTCACAAAAAATCCGTTTGCAATTTTAACGTCACATAAAACCGTCCTCTCCGGTTGCGGCGGAAGTACATCATTTCTTGATGCAGGACATCTCCCAAAAATCGAATCTGATTTAGTTATTTCACCTGAGGTTATCAGACATGCAGTAAAAGAGACGCTTGAGTCTGATCTTCATAAGTTAACCGGAGGAATTCACATAATAGGTCTTTTTGATGGAGAAGGAAAGTCCTTGAAAATATGTGACGATATCGGCAGGCACAACGCACTTGACAAGGTTATCGGTTACGGCCTTTTAAATAATATTGACTTTTCCAAAACCTTTGTTGTCAGTTCCGGAAGAATCTCTACAGAGATGGTCAGAAAATGTCTGGTTGCAAATATTCCTGTAATTGTCTCACGTGGTGCAACAACGACTGCTGCCGTTGAGGCTGCAAATATTGCAGGACTTACTATTGTAGGATTTGTAAGAAGCAGGAAGATGAATATTTACTCTGTTTTCAGGCGCATAAAAGGGATATCATTAAATGATGAAAATAAAAAAAAAATCAGAAAATCTTTAATTTTAAAATGTGAATGGAATAATTTTTAA
- the nifU gene encoding Fe-S cluster assembly scaffold protein NifU, with product MDYSETVMDHFENPRNQGTIENPDGIGEEGNPQCGDIMKIYIKVDDNRISDVKFQTFGCGAAVASSSMATELIKGKTLEEAWELSNKAVAEALEGLPPQKMHCSVLAEDAIHKAINDYRVKQGLSPWEERAGKESHHH from the coding sequence ATGGATTACAGCGAGACGGTGATGGATCACTTTGAAAACCCGAGAAACCAGGGAACAATTGAAAACCCTGACGGAATCGGCGAGGAAGGAAACCCGCAGTGCGGTGATATCATGAAGATTTACATCAAAGTTGACGACAACAGGATTTCTGATGTAAAGTTTCAGACATTTGGATGTGGGGCTGCGGTTGCGTCAAGCAGTATGGCAACCGAGCTTATCAAAGGAAAGACGCTTGAGGAGGCATGGGAGCTTTCAAACAAGGCAGTCGCAGAGGCGCTCGAAGGTCTTCCCCCGCAGAAGATGCACTGCTCTGTTCTTGCAGAGGATGCAATTCACAAAGCGATAAATGATTACCGTGTGAAACAGGGGCTTTCCCCGTGGGAAGAGAGGGCCGGAAAAGAGTCCCACCATCATTAA
- the metX gene encoding homoserine O-acetyltransferase MetX: protein MDVSVGLVQTHQETFYDPLFLDSGASLPSFTIAYETYGRLNKEKSNAILICHALTGDAHAAGIHEGETRTGWWENLIGPGKAFDTDRYFIISSNVIGGCKGSTGPSSVNPEKGENYGLSFPKLSIRDMVHAQKRLVEYLGIDSLAAVAGGSMGGMQALQWAVTYPGFARKIIAIATTARSTPQQIAFNEVGRQAIMSDPLWKDGNYSKDKPPVSGLSLARMIGHITYLSDEAMHEKFGRNFQDKDNSKYDSPTEFQVESYLHHQGTSFTRRFDANSYLYITKALDYFDLAINDSLTAGFAGIKASFLIVSVSSDWLYPPYQSEEIVRALAANDIDVQYCEIRSKYGHDAFLLEHGQMSYLIGSFLDHLNVRDVMETDTPAIMENSSINDAARVMIENSVNHLPITSENGELIGIVTSWDIAKAVACDHKNLEDIMSCSVITALPDETVTEVARRMEERSISAIPVVDEKNRVIGLISSDAISTLIGRCK from the coding sequence ATGGATGTGTCGGTCGGACTTGTTCAGACTCATCAGGAAACCTTTTATGACCCTCTTTTTCTCGACAGCGGGGCATCGTTACCCTCATTCACTATAGCTTATGAGACCTATGGCAGGCTTAATAAAGAGAAGAGCAATGCTATTTTAATCTGTCATGCCCTTACAGGCGATGCACATGCTGCCGGTATCCATGAAGGTGAAACCCGGACAGGATGGTGGGAAAATCTCATAGGGCCAGGAAAAGCTTTCGATACCGACAGGTATTTTATCATCAGCTCAAATGTAATCGGCGGGTGCAAAGGTTCAACCGGACCTTCATCTGTTAATCCTGAAAAAGGGGAGAATTATGGTCTATCCTTCCCGAAACTAAGCATACGGGATATGGTCCATGCTCAAAAAAGGCTCGTTGAATATCTTGGTATTGATAGCCTCGCGGCTGTAGCCGGAGGATCAATGGGCGGAATGCAGGCACTCCAGTGGGCAGTCACATACCCTGGTTTTGCACGAAAAATCATTGCAATTGCAACAACAGCACGTTCAACTCCCCAGCAGATAGCCTTTAATGAAGTAGGAAGGCAGGCGATAATGTCCGATCCTCTCTGGAAAGACGGAAACTATTCAAAGGATAAACCTCCCGTCAGCGGGCTTTCTCTTGCAAGAATGATAGGGCATATTACATATCTGTCTGATGAGGCTATGCATGAGAAATTCGGGAGAAACTTCCAGGATAAGGATAATTCAAAGTATGATTCCCCAACAGAGTTTCAGGTTGAGAGTTACCTGCATCATCAGGGTACCTCATTTACAAGAAGGTTTGATGCAAACTCCTACCTATACATAACAAAAGCTCTGGATTACTTTGATCTTGCCATAAATGACTCTCTTACAGCAGGTTTTGCCGGAATAAAAGCATCATTTCTTATTGTTTCGGTCTCATCTGACTGGCTGTATCCTCCATATCAGTCTGAAGAAATTGTCAGGGCACTCGCGGCAAATGATATTGATGTTCAGTACTGCGAGATCAGATCAAAATACGGTCATGATGCATTTCTCTTAGAACATGGACAGATGAGCTATCTGATTGGCTCTTTTTTGGATCACCTTAATGTTCGCGATGTTATGGAGACAGATACACCGGCAATTATGGAAAATTCATCCATAAATGATGCTGCAAGGGTTATGATAGAAAATTCTGTCAATCACCTCCCCATTACATCAGAGAACGGAGAGCTTATCGGAATAGTGACATCCTGGGATATAGCCAAAGCGGTTGCATGTGATCATAAAAATCTTGAAGATATTATGTCCTGTTCAGTAATTACGGCTTTACCGGATGAGACAGTAACAGAGGTTGCACGGCGGATGGAGGAGCGGTCAATATCAGCTATTCCTGTAGTTGATGAAAAAAACAGGGTTATCGGACTCATCTCAAGTGATGCAATAAGCACGCTTATAGGGCGGTGTAAATGA
- a CDS encoding O-acetylhomoserine aminocarboxypropyltransferase/cysteine synthase family protein, translating to MTGNNFRLGTTALHAGQVPDPTTGSRTVPIYQTTSYVFKNTEHGANLFGLRELGNIYTRLMNPTTDVLEQRIAAIEGGTGAIATASGMAAITYALLNITRVGDEIVSADNLYGGTYELFNHTLPKYGRKVVFVDSGNPEAFRDAITSKTRAIYAETIGNPKLDIPDFEKISKIAHENGIPFIVDNTTGIGLVRPIDHGVDIVVLSATKYVGGHGNSIGGVIVDSGKFEWNNGKFPEFTEPDPGYHGLKYWDTFGDFPGLGNVAFVFKIRVSLMRDTGAVISPFNSWLLLIGLETLHLRVSRHSENALAVAEYLKTHPKVSWVNYTGLPEHQSHKLAQKYLNGGFGPLVTFGVKGGEQASIKVIDSLKLFSNLANIGDSKSLVIHPASTTHQQLTPEEQASTGVTPETIRLSIGTEDIADIIDDLKQALNGV from the coding sequence ATGACTGGAAATAATTTCCGCCTTGGAACAACAGCCCTTCATGCAGGGCAGGTGCCTGACCCGACAACCGGGTCAAGGACAGTACCGATCTATCAGACAACATCATATGTATTCAAAAACACAGAACACGGAGCAAATCTCTTTGGTCTTCGTGAGCTTGGAAACATTTATACAAGACTGATGAATCCGACAACAGATGTGCTCGAACAGCGTATCGCAGCGATAGAAGGAGGGACAGGAGCAATTGCAACGGCCTCGGGAATGGCTGCAATAACCTATGCACTCCTGAATATCACACGTGTTGGTGATGAGATAGTCTCGGCTGACAATTTATATGGTGGAACATATGAATTATTCAACCATACCCTGCCCAAATATGGAAGGAAGGTTGTTTTTGTTGATTCAGGAAATCCTGAAGCCTTCAGGGACGCGATAACCTCAAAAACACGGGCAATATATGCCGAAACTATTGGAAACCCAAAACTGGACATTCCCGACTTTGAGAAGATATCAAAGATTGCCCATGAGAATGGAATTCCGTTTATAGTCGATAATACAACCGGTATCGGTCTTGTCCGTCCTATTGATCACGGGGTGGACATAGTCGTTTTATCTGCCACAAAATATGTCGGAGGGCATGGCAATTCAATAGGAGGAGTAATTGTTGATTCCGGAAAGTTCGAATGGAACAACGGCAAATTCCCCGAGTTCACCGAACCTGACCCCGGTTATCACGGGCTTAAATACTGGGATACCTTCGGGGATTTCCCCGGTCTTGGCAATGTTGCATTTGTCTTTAAAATAAGGGTTTCTCTTATGAGAGATACTGGTGCTGTAATAAGTCCGTTTAACTCATGGCTGCTCCTCATAGGTCTGGAGACGCTTCATCTGAGAGTCTCCCGTCATTCTGAAAATGCACTGGCAGTTGCAGAATACCTAAAGACTCACCCGAAGGTTTCCTGGGTAAACTATACAGGACTTCCGGAGCATCAAAGCCACAAACTGGCACAGAAATATCTCAACGGAGGATTTGGCCCGCTCGTTACATTTGGTGTGAAAGGCGGTGAACAGGCAAGTATAAAGGTAATAGACAGTCTTAAACTCTTCAGCAACCTTGCAAATATTGGCGACTCAAAGAGCCTTGTCATACATCCGGCATCAACAACACACCAGCAGTTAACTCCGGAAGAACAGGCATCAACAGGTGTCACACCTGAAACTATTCGTCTCTCTATCGGAACAGAGGATATTGCCGACATAATTGATGATTTAAAGCAGGCATTAAACGGGGTGTAA
- a CDS encoding aminotransferase class V-fold PLP-dependent enzyme produces MKIKDSRKDFPITRELIYLDSAATSLTPVQVVKEMNDYDLRYRANIGRGVHRLSVVATERYKNAHDKIKTFIGGDGGSLAITKNTTEAIGMVAGGIKWKSGDRVIATVLDHHSNFLPWLRLREYGVKIDIVKPDSEGYLNPDSFEALISDKTRLVAVTHASNVLGTITPVNEIAEICNQRDAMLLVDGAQSVPHIPVDVSDIGCDYFCFSGHKMLGPTGTGGLWMRRPDLKPLHIGGGSIESVTAENFTTAFGEEKYEAGTPPVGGTIGLGRAVDYLNDIGMNTIRRHEERLTGRILDGLSSIDHVKIIGPYSDERRIGVVSFVVDGMHPHEVAHILDEASAIMVRSGEHCCMPLMQHLGLESGTVRVSTYLYNNPEEVDILIATIEEISRKVS; encoded by the coding sequence ATGAAAATAAAAGACAGCAGAAAAGACTTCCCAATAACCAGAGAACTAATATATTTAGACAGTGCTGCTACAAGCCTAACGCCTGTACAGGTAGTAAAAGAGATGAATGATTATGACCTTCGTTACCGGGCCAACATTGGAAGGGGTGTGCACAGGCTGTCAGTTGTGGCAACAGAGCGTTACAAAAACGCTCATGATAAAATTAAAACATTTATAGGAGGCGATGGGGGAAGCCTGGCAATTACCAAAAACACAACAGAAGCAATCGGTATGGTAGCCGGCGGAATAAAATGGAAAAGCGGGGACAGAGTTATAGCAACAGTTCTTGACCACCACTCAAATTTTCTTCCATGGCTTCGTCTCCGTGAATATGGTGTTAAAATTGATATAGTAAAACCTGATTCTGAAGGTTATCTGAATCCGGACTCTTTTGAAGCTCTAATTTCTGACAAAACACGACTTGTTGCCGTTACACATGCATCAAATGTCCTTGGAACAATCACTCCGGTTAATGAAATTGCAGAGATATGCAATCAAAGAGATGCTATGCTTTTGGTTGACGGAGCTCAGTCAGTTCCGCATATCCCTGTTGATGTTTCAGATATCGGCTGTGATTATTTCTGCTTTTCAGGACATAAAATGCTTGGGCCGACAGGAACAGGCGGACTGTGGATGCGCCGGCCTGACTTAAAACCGCTTCATATCGGAGGCGGTTCTATTGAATCGGTAACAGCAGAAAACTTTACGACTGCTTTTGGAGAGGAGAAATATGAGGCGGGAACACCGCCTGTTGGCGGCACAATTGGGCTTGGCAGAGCTGTTGATTATCTTAATGACATTGGTATGAACACAATTCGCCGTCACGAAGAGCGCCTGACCGGACGGATTCTGGATGGTCTAAGTAGCATCGACCATGTGAAAATTATCGGCCCTTATTCGGATGAGAGGAGAATCGGAGTTGTATCATTTGTTGTGGATGGAATGCACCCACATGAAGTTGCACATATTCTGGATGAGGCTTCAGCAATCATGGTCAGATCAGGTGAACATTGCTGCATGCCCCTTATGCAGCATCTGGGTCTTGAGTCTGGAACAGTCCGTGTGAGTACATATCTGTATAATAATCCGGAGGAAGTCGATATTCTGATTGCAACAATTGAGGAGATATCAAGGAAGGTGTCGTGA
- the thiI gene encoding tRNA uracil 4-sulfurtransferase ThiI, with protein MTKPTTESLISKKLQRKEIKKKSDATSPQKQVWMVRYSEVFLKSDPVRRKWERTIVNSIKEVLPNAVVRDERGRIWVEGEVDPEKLKKIFGIFSFSHCDVVNLNSLSEGLVSFCENHNLSNAKSFALRIRRIGEHTFSSRDVAVKYGEIVRNHYPHLKVDLNNPDKEIHIEIRDDICFLYDSVEQGAGGIPSGVEGMVVALVSGGIDSPVAAYMMMKRGCKIIPLYVGLDGFLDETNLARTETVMKTLRDYQPDIELLVVKDSFLLDAHKELEKKDQERYTCLICKRRMYRIAAEVARRTGAKGFVTGEAMGQVASQTLDNLAVLTDAAAIPVYRPLIGFDKEDVIQIARRIGTFEPSIASASGCGAVPDKPSTAASIEIIREIEKRIIDLEEDMGNLSIIPAGEFHNLQMSMKKS; from the coding sequence ATGACAAAACCAACGACAGAATCCTTAATTTCAAAAAAATTACAAAGAAAAGAAATTAAAAAAAAATCTGATGCCACCAGTCCACAAAAACAGGTCTGGATGGTACGTTACTCAGAGGTATTTTTAAAATCGGATCCTGTCCGCAGAAAGTGGGAGAGGACAATAGTTAACAGTATAAAAGAAGTGCTTCCAAATGCTGTCGTGAGAGATGAACGAGGGCGAATATGGGTCGAAGGAGAAGTTGATCCAGAGAAACTTAAGAAAATCTTTGGAATATTTTCATTCTCACATTGTGACGTAGTAAACTTAAATTCCCTTTCCGAAGGCCTTGTATCATTTTGTGAGAACCACAACCTTTCTAATGCAAAGAGTTTTGCTCTCAGAATCAGGCGTATTGGAGAACACACTTTCTCATCCAGAGATGTTGCTGTAAAGTATGGCGAGATTGTAAGAAATCATTACCCACATTTAAAAGTTGATCTTAATAATCCTGATAAGGAGATCCATATCGAAATTCGGGATGATATCTGCTTTCTCTATGACAGTGTTGAGCAGGGTGCAGGCGGAATACCTTCGGGAGTTGAGGGGATGGTTGTTGCACTTGTCTCCGGAGGTATAGATTCTCCTGTTGCGGCATATATGATGATGAAACGCGGCTGTAAGATTATTCCTTTATATGTCGGGCTTGACGGATTTTTAGATGAGACAAACCTTGCACGGACTGAGACCGTAATGAAGACATTAAGAGATTATCAGCCTGACATTGAACTCCTGGTAGTCAAAGATTCGTTCCTTTTAGATGCGCATAAAGAACTGGAAAAAAAGGATCAGGAGCGTTATACATGCCTCATATGCAAACGCAGAATGTACAGAATTGCAGCAGAAGTTGCCAGAAGAACAGGGGCAAAAGGTTTTGTTACCGGCGAGGCAATGGGGCAGGTTGCATCACAGACGCTTGATAATCTGGCAGTACTTACAGATGCAGCAGCAATTCCTGTTTACAGGCCTCTTATCGGATTTGACAAGGAGGATGTAATACAGATTGCCCGAAGGATTGGTACATTTGAGCCTTCCATAGCTTCTGCGAGCGGATGCGGTGCAGTTCCGGATAAACCCTCCACTGCGGCATCAATAGAGATCATTCGAGAAATTGAAAAGAGAATAATAGATTTGGAAGAGGATATGGGAAATCTTTCAATAATTCCGGCAGGTGAATTTCACAATCTTCAGATGAGTATGAAAAAATCCTAA
- a CDS encoding YnfA family protein yields MVFQSIILFIFAALCEIGGGYGIWLWLREGKGIEYAVLGAVILVLYGIIPTLQTENFGRVYAAYGGFFIVLALLWGWQIDHVVPDRFDIIGATVALAGVFIIMYWPRAATIAP; encoded by the coding sequence ATGGTTTTTCAGTCAATTATTCTCTTCATCTTCGCCGCCCTGTGTGAGATCGGCGGCGGATATGGCATATGGCTCTGGCTAAGGGAGGGAAAGGGTATTGAGTATGCTGTTCTCGGGGCGGTCATTTTGGTCCTGTACGGGATCATCCCAACCCTGCAAACGGAAAATTTCGGGAGAGTGTATGCCGCCTATGGGGGATTTTTCATTGTCCTTGCCCTGCTCTGGGGCTGGCAAATCGATCATGTGGTGCCGGACAGGTTTGATATCATCGGCGCAACTGTCGCACTGGCAGGTGTATTTATTATTATGTACTGGCCAAGAGCAGCAACGATTGCACCATAA
- the nifS gene encoding cysteine desulfurase NifS, with amino-acid sequence MVEDKRVIYMDNAATTPVRPEVLDAMIPFMTHSFGNPSSLYDIAKISREAVAKARSQVAAALGAQPKEIYFTSGGTESDNWAIKGVCFANKNKGKHIITSPIEHHAVSHTCEWLEKQGFEVTYIPVDKYGLVNPDDVSAAIRDDTILITIMFANNEIGTIEPIAEIGKIARERGILFHTDAVQAVGHVPIDVVSMNIDMLSLSGHKFNGPKGTGALYIGKRVKLVPLMHGGDQERKRRAGTENVPGIVGLGLALELSVSEMKETTEHLKELRNRLIDGLLKVPKSHLNGHPQMRLSNNVNVIFEYIEGESILLMLNRKGIAASTGSACNSSSLEPSHVLTACGLPQEIVHGSLRLTIGDMTEEGDVDYLLEVVPEIVQKLRNMSPLTPQELRTT; translated from the coding sequence ATGGTTGAGGATAAACGAGTAATTTACATGGATAATGCCGCAACAACACCTGTAAGACCGGAGGTTTTGGATGCGATGATTCCCTTTATGACACATAGTTTTGGAAATCCTTCCTCTCTTTACGATATAGCCAAAATATCCCGCGAGGCGGTTGCAAAAGCACGCTCTCAGGTCGCAGCAGCACTTGGTGCACAGCCAAAAGAAATCTATTTCACATCCGGAGGAACAGAGTCTGACAACTGGGCGATAAAAGGCGTCTGTTTTGCAAACAAAAACAAAGGAAAACACATTATAACAAGCCCTATTGAACATCATGCAGTCTCCCACACATGCGAGTGGCTTGAAAAACAGGGATTTGAAGTAACTTATATTCCTGTTGATAAGTACGGCCTTGTGAATCCTGATGATGTTTCAGCTGCAATCCGGGATGATACCATACTTATCACAATAATGTTTGCGAATAATGAAATTGGAACAATTGAACCAATAGCAGAAATCGGAAAAATTGCACGTGAGAGAGGAATATTATTTCATACTGATGCTGTTCAGGCAGTCGGGCATGTTCCGATTGACGTTGTTTCGATGAATATCGATATGCTCTCACTCTCAGGCCATAAGTTTAACGGCCCCAAGGGAACAGGTGCCTTATACATCGGAAAGAGAGTGAAGCTTGTTCCCCTGATGCACGGTGGTGATCAGGAGAGAAAGAGGCGTGCCGGAACAGAAAACGTCCCCGGAATCGTTGGTCTTGGTCTTGCACTTGAGCTCTCCGTTTCTGAGATGAAAGAAACAACAGAGCATCTTAAAGAGCTTCGCAACCGTCTTATTGACGGCCTTTTGAAAGTTCCAAAATCGCATTTAAACGGTCATCCGCAAATGCGGCTTTCAAACAATGTCAATGTTATATTTGAGTATATTGAGGGGGAATCAATACTCCTGATGCTGAACAGAAAAGGCATTGCCGCCTCAACCGGAAGCGCCTGCAACTCCTCCTCCCTTGAGCCGTCTCATGTTTTAACTGCATGCGGTCTTCCACAGGAGATTGTGCACGGGTCGCTCCGGCTGACAATCGGAGATATGACTGAAGAAGGTGATGTTGACTATCTTTTGGAGGTTGTCCCGGAGATTGTGCAGAAGCTTCGCAATATGTCTCCTCTGACACCGCAGGAGTTAAGGACAACCTGA
- the pscS gene encoding O-phospho-L-seryl-tRNA:Cys-tRNA synthase: MNTRISKTFEALFALEDIREVLRGALPTGPDADEEAALKEGVARVRAILDDLEAGTGNAQQSKIAGILDVRSREEEYINIQPIQAAGRLTPEARKALIAYGDGYSTCDACRKPFRLDKIQKPPIASFHEDLAKFVNMDVARVVPGARRGFQAVASSLVNKGDPVIVSALSHYTEFLAVEGAGGIVREVPLSPKNLMEPDSAAEKIEEVIKSDGKTPALMMIDHVDYQFANIHDIKGLAKVAHQYDIPFLCNGAYTVGVMPVDGKALGADFVVGSGHKSMASPAPSGVLATTDEWAGKVFRTTAMTGDVTNRKFGIKEVEMLGCTLMGGTLMAMMASFPAVRERTARFEEEVKKSNAFIEGLLEIEGTKVLSEYPRKHTLSKVDTTGSFDKVAQVHKRRGFFLSDELTKRGIAGEFAGATRAWKLNTYGLSWEKINYLTRAFQEIAEKYEIPVNKGYIQN; encoded by the coding sequence ATGAATACACGTATAAGTAAAACATTTGAAGCGCTATTTGCGCTTGAAGATATCCGTGAGGTGCTTAGAGGAGCCCTTCCTACAGGTCCGGATGCTGACGAAGAGGCAGCATTAAAAGAAGGTGTTGCACGTGTTCGTGCAATTCTTGATGATCTTGAGGCAGGGACCGGAAACGCACAGCAGTCAAAAATTGCAGGCATTCTTGATGTCCGCAGCAGAGAGGAGGAGTATATCAATATCCAGCCGATTCAGGCCGCAGGGAGACTTACTCCTGAGGCCAGAAAAGCTCTCATTGCATATGGTGACGGCTACTCAACCTGTGATGCCTGCCGAAAACCATTCAGGCTTGATAAGATTCAAAAGCCTCCGATAGCCTCATTTCATGAAGACCTTGCAAAGTTTGTCAATATGGATGTTGCCCGTGTTGTTCCGGGAGCACGACGTGGATTTCAGGCTGTTGCTTCATCGCTTGTGAATAAGGGAGATCCTGTAATTGTATCGGCTCTTTCTCATTACACAGAATTTCTTGCAGTTGAAGGTGCAGGAGGAATTGTTCGTGAAGTGCCGCTTTCGCCAAAAAATCTCATGGAACCTGATAGTGCTGCTGAGAAAATAGAGGAAGTTATCAAAAGTGATGGTAAAACTCCGGCACTGATGATGATAGATCATGTGGATTACCAGTTTGCAAATATCCATGATATAAAGGGACTGGCAAAGGTAGCACACCAGTATGATATACCCTTCCTCTGCAACGGTGCATACACAGTTGGTGTAATGCCTGTTGATGGAAAGGCACTTGGAGCAGACTTTGTTGTCGGCTCAGGCCACAAGAGTATGGCATCGCCTGCCCCCTCAGGAGTTCTTGCAACAACTGATGAATGGGCAGGAAAAGTATTCCGGACAACTGCAATGACCGGAGATGTGACAAATCGTAAGTTTGGAATTAAAGAGGTTGAAATGCTCGGGTGCACGCTTATGGGCGGCACTCTGATGGCAATGATGGCATCTTTTCCGGCAGTTCGTGAACGTACAGCCCGCTTTGAAGAAGAGGTCAAAAAGTCGAATGCATTCATTGAGGGTCTTTTGGAAATAGAAGGCACAAAGGTGCTCTCAGAGTATCCAAGAAAGCATACTCTCTCTAAAGTGGACACTACAGGAAGCTTTGACAAGGTTGCACAGGTGCACAAACGCCGTGGCTTCTTCCTCTCGGATGAACTTACAAAACGGGGAATTGCAGGCGAATTTGCCGGTGCAACCAGGGCATGGAAGTTAAACACCTACGGACTGTCCTGGGAGAAGATCAATTATCTTACCCGGGCCTTCCAGGAGATAGCAGAAAAATACGAAATCCCGGTAAATAAGGGATATATACAAAACTAA